A part of Entelurus aequoreus isolate RoL-2023_Sb linkage group LG03, RoL_Eaeq_v1.1, whole genome shotgun sequence genomic DNA contains:
- the spmap2 gene encoding sperm microtubule associated protein 2 isoform X2 produces the protein MTTRIQQLAQPKPDRLRYPDRRSVHWLDKSPSQRSKLPTENELTPRWAELCRSKTFQTQLLRSPRWQVSESALRAVASERLCRLAQPRAPPPIWQPALPLPTPLRKATQTAVATPRICQLARPKTRPLVAGHRCQLGTPKIPRKASARTELLATPKQEHPKHEGGRPVCWPVSRAARTCVPSQRLVALSSPKQGKSLFEGYKQYGVSSADPSPLRQHL, from the exons ATGACAACCCGCATCCAGCAGCTGGCTCAACCCAAACCCGACCGACTTCGATATCCTGACCG TCGTTCTGTTCACTGGCTGGACAAATCTCCCTCGCAAAGAAGCAAACTTCCCACTGAGAATG AGTTAACACCTCGCTGGGCTGAACTGTGCAGGAGTAAAACATTCCAGACTCAACTCTT GCGTTCCCCAAGGTGGCAAGTGAGTGAATCAGCTCTCAGGGCCGTAGCGTCGGAGCGGCTGTGTCGTCTTGCCCAGCCCCGGGCCCCCCCGCCTATTTGGCAGCCGGCCTTACCCCTGCCTACCCCT CTGAGGAAGGCAACTCAGACTGCGGTCGCCACTCCTCGGATTTGCCAGCTCGCCCGACCTAAGACGAGGCCCCTTGTTGCGGGTCACAGATGCCAACTCGGTACCCCCAAGATACCCCGGAAAGCTTCAGCGCGCACAGAGCTTCTTGCCA CCCCCAAGCAAGAACACCCTAAACACGAAGGTGGGCGTCCAGTGTGCTGGCCTGTGTCCCGAGCGGCCAGAACCTGTGTACCCAGTCAGAGACTCGTGGCGCTGTCCAGTCCCAAGCAAGGAAAGTCTCTCTTTGAGGGCTACAAGCAGTATGGGGTTAGCTCTGCAGACCCCTCGCCTCTGAGACAGCACCTCTGA
- the spmap2 gene encoding sperm microtubule associated protein 2 isoform X3 translates to MYVFNFFPFDLHNKSPTSSCIFLFLVLLFDQCAASYAIIMTTRIQQLAQPKPDRLRYPDRRSVHWLDKSPSQRSKLPTENELTPRWAELCRSKTFQTQLLRSPRWQVSESALRAVASERLCRLAQPRAPPPIWQPALPLPTPLRKATQTAVATPRICQLARPKTRPLVAGHRCQLGTPKIPRKASARTELLAN, encoded by the exons atgtatgtatttaattttttcccATTCGACCTCCATAATAAAAGTCCAACCTCAAGTTGTATATTTCTTTTTCTGGTTCTTTTGTTTGATCAGTGTGCTGCATCCTACGCCATTATCATGACAACCCGCATCCAGCAGCTGGCTCAACCCAAACCCGACCGACTTCGATATCCTGACCG TCGTTCTGTTCACTGGCTGGACAAATCTCCCTCGCAAAGAAGCAAACTTCCCACTGAGAATG AGTTAACACCTCGCTGGGCTGAACTGTGCAGGAGTAAAACATTCCAGACTCAACTCTT GCGTTCCCCAAGGTGGCAAGTGAGTGAATCAGCTCTCAGGGCCGTAGCGTCGGAGCGGCTGTGTCGTCTTGCCCAGCCCCGGGCCCCCCCGCCTATTTGGCAGCCGGCCTTACCCCTGCCTACCCCT CTGAGGAAGGCAACTCAGACTGCGGTCGCCACTCCTCGGATTTGCCAGCTCGCCCGACCTAAGACGAGGCCCCTTGTTGCGGGTCACAGATGCCAACTCGGTACCCCCAAGATACCCCGGAAAGCTTCAGCGCGCACAGAGCTTCTTGCCA ATTAA
- the spmap2 gene encoding sperm microtubule associated protein 2 isoform X1 has product MYVFNFFPFDLHNKSPTSSCIFLFLVLLFDQCAASYAIIMTTRIQQLAQPKPDRLRYPDRRSVHWLDKSPSQRSKLPTENELTPRWAELCRSKTFQTQLLRSPRWQVSESALRAVASERLCRLAQPRAPPPIWQPALPLPTPLRKATQTAVATPRICQLARPKTRPLVAGHRCQLGTPKIPRKASARTELLATPKQEHPKHEGGRPVCWPVSRAARTCVPSQRLVALSSPKQGKSLFEGYKQYGVSSADPSPLRQHL; this is encoded by the exons atgtatgtatttaattttttcccATTCGACCTCCATAATAAAAGTCCAACCTCAAGTTGTATATTTCTTTTTCTGGTTCTTTTGTTTGATCAGTGTGCTGCATCCTACGCCATTATCATGACAACCCGCATCCAGCAGCTGGCTCAACCCAAACCCGACCGACTTCGATATCCTGACCG TCGTTCTGTTCACTGGCTGGACAAATCTCCCTCGCAAAGAAGCAAACTTCCCACTGAGAATG AGTTAACACCTCGCTGGGCTGAACTGTGCAGGAGTAAAACATTCCAGACTCAACTCTT GCGTTCCCCAAGGTGGCAAGTGAGTGAATCAGCTCTCAGGGCCGTAGCGTCGGAGCGGCTGTGTCGTCTTGCCCAGCCCCGGGCCCCCCCGCCTATTTGGCAGCCGGCCTTACCCCTGCCTACCCCT CTGAGGAAGGCAACTCAGACTGCGGTCGCCACTCCTCGGATTTGCCAGCTCGCCCGACCTAAGACGAGGCCCCTTGTTGCGGGTCACAGATGCCAACTCGGTACCCCCAAGATACCCCGGAAAGCTTCAGCGCGCACAGAGCTTCTTGCCA CCCCCAAGCAAGAACACCCTAAACACGAAGGTGGGCGTCCAGTGTGCTGGCCTGTGTCCCGAGCGGCCAGAACCTGTGTACCCAGTCAGAGACTCGTGGCGCTGTCCAGTCCCAAGCAAGGAAAGTCTCTCTTTGAGGGCTACAAGCAGTATGGGGTTAGCTCTGCAGACCCCTCGCCTCTGAGACAGCACCTCTGA
- the LOC133646189 gene encoding SH2 domain-containing adapter protein F-like, with protein sequence MAKWLKDYLNFGNRRDPPQPPRPDYSESEILRAYRAQKDLDFEDPYQCSDRELHDVAYDATKVSLPVFPVFGSTLSNGAEVKVLSPKHRLIKVDSQEFGHCKGPLSPVTVQEEPVLPSAPVAPDADTDYSDPFDACPDSRTRPSWEPKSSPSDCCSYMEPFEAQLIISEMQHNKCTSGSASQLYDNPYEERTRQQAKVALVAPQQPAHRLDAGLSPIRESRLPQNDERPADEYDQPWEWKKDNISKALAVQFEGAERERSRVHTEQSRLAKTGGSTTSADSNTQRLVCDALPLLGERVDPYMPLERQVWYHGALSRSEAETLLTLCKESSYLVRNSQTCRNEYSLSLRSCKGFMHMKFTRLADGCFVLGENSPPFATIPEVIHYYTTHKLPIRGAEHMSLLYPVIVQTL encoded by the exons ATGGCAAAGTGGCTGAAGGACTACCTGAACTTTGGCAACCGGCGTGATCCCCCGCAGCCTCCGAGGCCCGACTACAGCGAGAGCGAAATCCTGCGCGCCTACCGAGCCCAGAAGGACCTGGACTTTGAAGACCCATACCAGTGCTCGGATAGGGAGCTGCATGATGTTGCTTACGACGCTACCAAAGTGAGCCTGCCCGTGTTCCCTGTCTTTGGATCCACCTTGTCTAACGGTGCAGAG GTCAAAGTGCTGTCCCCCAAACACAGATTGATCAAAGTGGACTCTCAGGAGTTTGGCCACTGTAAAGGTCCTCTGAGTCCTGTCACTGTTCAAGAGGAGCCT GTGCTGCCTTCCGCCCCAGTAGCGCCGGACGCAGACACGGACTACTCCGACCCGTTCGACGCCTGCCCAGATTCAAGGACTCGGCCCAGCTGGGAGCCCAAATCCTCCCCCTCGGACTGTTGCAGCTACATGGAGCCGTTTGAGGCTCAGCTGATTATTTCAG AAATGCAGCATAACAAGTGCACCAGTGGGAGCGCCAGCCAGCTGTACGACAACCCGTACGAGGAGAGGACCCGCCAGCAGGCCAAAGTTGCCTTGGTGGCGCCGCAGCAGCCCGCCCACAGGCTCGACGCCGGACTTTCTCCCATCAGAGAGAGCAGGCTGCCCCAGAACGACGAGCGGCCGGCCGACGAATACGACCAGCCGTGGGAGTGGAAGAAGGACAACATCTCCAAAGCTCTCGCGG TTCAGTTTGAAGGTGCCGAGAGGGAGCGTTCTCGCGTCCATACGGAGCAGAGCAGGCTCGCAAAGACCGGCGGCTCGACCACATCAGCGGACTCCAACACACAGCGTCTGGTCTGTGACGCCCTACCCCTTCTGGGGGAACGTGTGGACCCCTACATGCCGCTAGAAAGACAAGT ATGGTACCATGGAGCCCTGAGCCGCTCGGAGGCTGAGACCCTGCTGACTTTGTGCAAAGAGAGCTCCTACCTGGTGAGGAACAGCCAGACCTGCCGCAACGAATACTCCCTCTCACTTAG GAGCTGCAAAGGCTTCATGCACATGAAGTTCACTCGCTTGGCTGACGGATGCTTCGTGCTGGGGGAGAACAGCCCGCCCTTCGCCACCATACCAGAGGTTATCCACTACTACACCACACACAAGCTGCCCATCCGGGGGGCCGAGCACATGTCTCTGCTGTACCCCGTCATTGTGCAGACGCTCTGA